The following are from one region of the Halorussus rarus genome:
- a CDS encoding pyridoxamine 5'-phosphate oxidase family protein, giving the protein MAEFRGAWTREEVESFLEEATIPIRIACHRPDESLWMVALWYRYRNDYFECATGAKADVVSYLRNDSEVAFEVSVNQPPYRGVRGNGSVGLSPDEDKTVLRDLLERYLGGTDSELASRLLSDDREEVRIRVRPRRVYSWDYTERMRAVTED; this is encoded by the coding sequence ATGGCAGAGTTCAGGGGTGCGTGGACGCGGGAGGAGGTCGAGTCCTTCCTCGAAGAGGCGACGATTCCGATCCGGATCGCCTGCCACCGACCCGACGAGTCGCTGTGGATGGTCGCGCTGTGGTACCGCTACCGGAACGACTACTTCGAGTGCGCGACGGGGGCCAAGGCCGACGTGGTGTCCTACCTCCGCAACGACTCGGAGGTGGCCTTCGAGGTGTCCGTCAACCAACCGCCGTACCGCGGCGTCCGCGGCAACGGGAGCGTCGGCCTCTCGCCCGACGAGGACAAGACGGTGTTGCGCGACCTGCTCGAACGGTACCTCGGCGGCACCGACTCGGAGCTGGCGTCGCGGCTCCTCTCGGATGACCGCGAGGAGGTCCGCATCCGGGTCCGGCCCCGGCGGGTGTACAGCTGGGACTACACCGAGCGCATGCGCGCCGTGACGGAGGACTGA
- a CDS encoding DUF7504 family protein has protein sequence MSPGSSGRGDDGSGGDGAPSDEEPRFLDVLRELKADGCNLLVVGDAPRRLFTAASAGLLGGTDEIRYRLLAITDASSRSVVERLPGPEAVPGSLADTTEVVNHAGPPRSAAEAGGRPEAPPLADISEPQVADPQLAGLQADLAEAMAEFDCRAGGLDPGQLRVGVDSVGALVERYDEDVVRRCLRVVTGYVRDYDAMGHYVLTEPYGSDRADRLADEFDAVVEIRAVDAAGGDHHAEERWHVPSHDLTTDWLPL, from the coding sequence ATGAGCCCAGGGAGTTCCGGCCGGGGGGACGACGGCTCCGGGGGCGACGGGGCGCCGTCCGACGAGGAGCCGCGCTTCCTCGACGTGCTTCGGGAACTGAAGGCCGACGGCTGCAACCTGCTGGTCGTGGGGGACGCGCCGCGCCGGCTGTTCACGGCGGCCAGCGCCGGCCTCCTCGGGGGGACCGACGAGATCCGCTACCGGCTGCTGGCGATAACCGACGCCAGTTCGCGGAGCGTCGTCGAGCGCCTGCCCGGACCCGAGGCGGTGCCGGGGTCGCTGGCCGACACGACCGAGGTGGTCAACCACGCCGGGCCGCCCCGGTCGGCGGCCGAGGCGGGCGGTCGGCCCGAGGCGCCGCCGCTCGCCGACATCTCGGAGCCGCAGGTCGCGGATCCTCAGCTCGCGGGCCTGCAGGCCGACCTCGCCGAGGCGATGGCGGAGTTCGACTGCAGGGCGGGCGGGCTCGACCCGGGTCAGTTGCGCGTGGGGGTCGACTCCGTCGGGGCGCTGGTCGAGCGCTACGACGAGGACGTGGTCCGGCGGTGCCTCCGGGTCGTCACCGGCTACGTCCGGGACTACGACGCGATGGGCCACTACGTCCTGACCGAGCCGTACGGGAGCGACCGCGCCGACCGACTCGCCGACGAGTTCGACGCCGTCGTCGAGATCAGAGCCGTGGACGCCGCGGGCGGCGACCACCACGCCGAGGAGCGCTGGCACGTCCCGAGCCACGACCTCACTACCGACTGGCTGCCGCTATGA
- a CDS encoding thioredoxin domain-containing protein: MSDSDADPTERNRLDEEESPYLRQHADNPVHWQPWDDAALAAAEERDVPVFLSVGYSACHWCHVMEEESFEDEGVAEILNENFVPIKVDREERPDLDSIYQTVAQAVSGRGGWPLSVWLTPDGRPFYVGTYFPKEPKRGQPGFPDLLENIADSWNDDEDRREMDRRADQWTDAIAGELESVPDPGEAPGEDLLESAADAAVRSADRDHGGFGTGQKFPQAGRIHLLLRAADRASDEETAEEYHEVATEALTAMAEGGIFDHVGGGFHRYTVDRKWVVPHFEKMLYDNAEIPRAMLAGYQVAGDDRYAEAARRTFEFVEREMTHPEGGFYSTLDAQSEGEEGKFYVWTPEEVRDAVSDDTAADIFRDRFGVTESGNFEGKTVLTVSESIPDLADEYGMSEAEVEETVEDAREQVFEARAERVRPRRDEKVLAGWNGLMISALAEGALVLDDGERWADLAEDALAFVREHLWEAPEGDDDTGHLFRRFKDEDVAIEGYLEDYAFLARGALNCYEATGDPDHLGFALDLADAVVAEFWDAEAGTIYFTPETGEELVARPQEPHDQSTPSSLGVAADTLLALSEFRTDEEFVDIAERVLETRGQQIRSNPLQHASLALAADRYARGSLEVTMAADDPPAPWREELAARYLPTRLLTRRPPTEDALAGWLDDLGLAEAPPIWADRSARDGEPTAYVCRNFACSPPTADLAEALDWAADGGAAE; this comes from the coding sequence ATGAGCGACTCCGACGCCGACCCGACCGAGCGCAACCGGCTGGACGAGGAGGAGAGCCCGTACCTCCGCCAGCACGCCGACAACCCGGTCCACTGGCAACCGTGGGACGACGCCGCGCTGGCGGCCGCCGAGGAGCGCGACGTGCCCGTCTTCCTGTCGGTCGGCTACTCGGCCTGCCACTGGTGTCACGTGATGGAGGAGGAGAGCTTCGAGGACGAGGGCGTCGCCGAGATTCTGAACGAGAACTTCGTCCCGATCAAGGTCGACCGCGAGGAGCGTCCCGACCTCGACAGCATCTACCAGACCGTCGCGCAGGCGGTCTCGGGCCGCGGCGGGTGGCCCCTCTCGGTGTGGCTCACGCCCGACGGTCGGCCGTTCTACGTCGGGACCTACTTCCCGAAGGAGCCCAAGCGCGGTCAGCCCGGCTTCCCGGACCTGCTGGAGAACATCGCCGACTCGTGGAACGACGACGAGGACCGCCGAGAGATGGACCGCCGGGCCGACCAGTGGACCGACGCCATCGCGGGCGAGCTCGAGTCGGTCCCCGACCCCGGCGAGGCGCCCGGCGAGGACCTGCTGGAATCGGCGGCCGACGCCGCGGTCCGGTCGGCCGACCGCGACCACGGCGGGTTCGGCACCGGCCAGAAGTTCCCCCAGGCCGGGCGGATCCACCTGCTGCTGCGGGCCGCGGACCGCGCGAGCGACGAGGAGACCGCCGAGGAGTACCACGAGGTCGCGACCGAGGCGCTGACCGCGATGGCCGAGGGCGGCATCTTCGACCACGTCGGCGGCGGGTTCCACCGCTACACCGTCGACCGGAAGTGGGTCGTCCCCCACTTCGAGAAGATGCTGTACGACAACGCGGAGATTCCCCGCGCGATGCTGGCTGGCTACCAGGTCGCCGGTGACGACCGGTACGCCGAGGCCGCCCGCCGGACCTTCGAGTTCGTCGAGCGGGAGATGACCCATCCGGAGGGCGGGTTCTACAGCACGCTCGACGCCCAGAGCGAGGGCGAGGAGGGAAAGTTCTACGTCTGGACGCCGGAGGAAGTGAGGGACGCGGTAAGCGACGACACCGCCGCGGACATCTTCCGCGACCGGTTCGGGGTCACCGAGTCGGGCAACTTCGAGGGGAAGACCGTGCTCACGGTCAGCGAGTCGATTCCGGACCTCGCGGACGAGTACGGGATGAGCGAGGCCGAGGTCGAGGAGACCGTCGAAGACGCCCGCGAGCAGGTCTTCGAGGCCCGCGCGGAGCGGGTTCGCCCCCGACGCGACGAGAAGGTGCTGGCCGGCTGGAACGGGCTGATGATTTCGGCGCTGGCCGAGGGCGCCCTGGTGCTGGACGACGGCGAACGGTGGGCCGACCTCGCCGAGGACGCCCTGGCGTTCGTCCGCGAACACCTGTGGGAAGCACCCGAAGGGGACGACGATACCGGACACCTCTTCCGGCGATTCAAGGACGAGGACGTCGCCATCGAGGGGTACCTGGAGGACTACGCCTTCCTCGCGCGGGGCGCGCTCAACTGCTACGAGGCCACCGGCGACCCCGACCACCTGGGCTTCGCGCTCGACCTCGCCGACGCCGTCGTGGCCGAGTTCTGGGACGCCGAGGCCGGCACCATCTACTTCACGCCCGAGACCGGCGAGGAGCTGGTCGCCCGGCCCCAGGAGCCCCACGACCAGTCGACTCCCTCCAGCCTCGGGGTCGCGGCCGACACGCTGCTCGCACTGTCGGAGTTCCGGACCGACGAGGAGTTCGTCGACATCGCAGAGCGAGTGCTGGAGACCCGGGGCCAGCAGATCCGCTCGAACCCGCTCCAGCACGCGTCGCTCGCGCTGGCGGCCGACCGGTACGCCCGGGGGTCGCTGGAGGTGACGATGGCCGCGGACGACCCGCCGGCGCCGTGGCGCGAGGAACTCGCCGCGCGGTACCTGCCGACCCGCCTGCTGACGCGCCGGCCGCCGACCGAGGACGCGCTCGCTGGGTGGCTCGACGATCTCGGCCTCGCCGAGGCGCCGCCGATCTGGGCCGACCGGAGCGCCCGGGACGGCGAGCCGACCGCCTACGTCTGCCGGAACTTCGCCTGCTCGCCGCCGACCGCCGACCTCGCCGAGGCGCTCGACTGGGCCGCCGACGGCGGAGCAGCGGAGTAG